CGTTCAGCAGTTATTGCATTTAATTCAACTTTACAGACTTATCCTGACACCGATTACAAAGAAGAAATTCTATTTTTAATTGTAAAATCAAATTATTTGTTTGCAAATAATAGTATTGATTCAAAAAAAATGGAAAGATATGAGGAAACTATCAAATCTTATCATAAATTTGTAGATTCGTTTGGTAGTAGTAAATGGATCAAACAAGCTGAAAATTACTACAACTCAAGTGTAAAAGAATTAGCAAAATTAAAAAACAACCCAATATCTAACGAGTAAAGATTATGGCATATAGAGATAGCACAGCAGAAAAAACAACAATTACAAGAGATTTAGACAGCTTGTCGCAACCAGCACAAGGTAATATCTATGAATCGATTGTTGTCTTTTCTAAAAGAGCGAATCAAATTAATACTGAATTAAAAGAGGAGTTATCTTCTAAGTTAGAAGAGTTTGCTTCTTCTACTGATAATTTAGAAGAGATTTTTGAAAACAGAGAACAAATTGAGGTTTCTCGTTTTTATGAAAGACTTCCTAAGCCAGGAGCAATGGCAGTTCAAGAGTTTGAAGAAGGAAAAGTTTCTTGGAAAGCAAAAGAAAAATAATATATGCTTAACGGCAAAAAAATAATTCTTGCAGTTTCAGGAAGTATTGCCGCTTATAAAGCTACTTATATTATTAGAGATTTAATTAAGTTAGGGGCGTCTGTCAAAGTAATTATGACAGAGGCCTCTTGTAGTTTTATAACACCGCTTACTTTATCTACCTTATCTAAGAATCCAGTGTTGATTGATTTTACTAAGGATGATCAATCTGGTGAGTGGAATAATCATGTTGATTTAGGCTTGTGGGCAGATGCTTTTTTGGTTGCTCCTGCAACAGCTAACACGTTATCAAAAATGGTAACGGGACATGCTGATAGTTTCCTATTAGCAACGTATTTATCAGCCAAGTGTCCTGTTTTTGTTGCGCCAGCAATGGATTTGGATATGTATAAACACGGTTCAACAAAAGATAATTTAACAACGTTATCAGAACGAGGTAATTTTATTATATCTCCAGAAAGTGGTGAGTTAGCAAGTGGTTTAGTAGGAGAGGGAAGACTGGCTGAACCAGAGAATATTGTAGCGTATATTTCGGATTATTTTAAGAAAAATCAACCTTTACTAGGAAAGAAAGTGTTGATTACAGCAGGACCGACTTATGAACCCATTGATCCTGTCCGTTTTATAGGTAATCATTCTTCTGGTAAAATGGGGTTTTCAATAGCTCAAAGGGCACAAGAGTTAGGTGCCG
This Flavobacteriales bacterium DNA region includes the following protein-coding sequences:
- the coaBC gene encoding bifunctional phosphopantothenoylcysteine decarboxylase/phosphopantothenate--cysteine ligase CoaBC, which codes for MLNGKKIILAVSGSIAAYKATYIIRDLIKLGASVKVIMTEASCSFITPLTLSTLSKNPVLIDFTKDDQSGEWNNHVDLGLWADAFLVAPATANTLSKMVTGHADSFLLATYLSAKCPVFVAPAMDLDMYKHGSTKDNLTTLSERGNFIISPESGELASGLVGEGRLAEPENIVAYISDYFKKNQPLLGKKVLITAGPTYEPIDPVRFIGNHSSGKMGFSIAQRAQELGAEVTLVAGPVALSTPKNVKRLNITTAKELFNICKEHYSDQDIIIMAAAVADYTPKNVATKKIKKSEDDWAIELEKTQDVLKWVGAHKQKEQFLVGFALETNNERENAHKKLVKKNLDFIVLNSLQDKGAGFKHNTNKVTIIRKDNKTLEFELKSKEEVASDILNQVVALNKL
- a CDS encoding DNA-directed RNA polymerase subunit omega, with protein sequence MAYRDSTAEKTTITRDLDSLSQPAQGNIYESIVVFSKRANQINTELKEELSSKLEEFASSTDNLEEIFENREQIEVSRFYERLPKPGAMAVQEFEEGKVSWKAKEK